In the Arachis ipaensis cultivar K30076 chromosome B04, Araip1.1, whole genome shotgun sequence genome, TTGCACGTTCTATGATTGAATAATCCCGAGTGTTAAAAGAGCAGTCCCATAATAATTCACATAGTGGCAGTACTCATAGCAGTCCTGCttcgaatattaattattttaccaaTTTTTTCCAGACAGAGTATATATTATGAGGATCCCTTTCTACATTTCGAGAATATTTGGCATTTTGCAACTCACCAAGTATATTTGATAGCATTTAATAAACACTGGAATTAGAATATAGTTCGTGGATCTCGGGTAAGATAGAGATAGTGGCACAATTTTCCACAAAACAGCATTTATTTGCAGcaggaaaaaaatatagaaatatatTCGATGGAGTTAGTTTTTGTTCTTGtattaaaagagaaattttaaataattagtgttttaatagttttaagtttttaattatatatattttatgattgatattagtttttataattaaaattaataattaaaattactaaaatacacTATTTCTNNNNNNNNNNNNNNNNNNNNNNNNNNNNNNNNNNNNNNNNNNNNNNNNNNNNNNNNNNNNNNNNNNNNNNNNNNNNNNNNNNNATGTAAAgactattaaaaaaatataaaaatctaattaaaattttgataaaattataagaacaaaaaaataattaaacctcATTTTTATTGGATTTAGatcttctaaagtttgaatttcactttagagagtaaggTGTGATATTTcactatttattttataggtagaaccaaaaaaatatgagagaaaaataattcaagagtaaaaaatcatactttatcctctaaaataaaaattcaaaatttagagcaTCCAAATTCATTTTTATTACATTATATATCATAGTCTATATTTAAGGAAACAAGATATTTTAGTAAATCTTACCAAAAAAATATGCAGAAGTTTTGAACCACTAAATTATATGTATCTGTAGTAGCAAGTAAGAACAAGAAAGTTATAATAACTCTTAGCTTGTACCTCCTTGACAAATTTGTTTTGACATATGTGCCAGCCAAAAAGACAATAAATGCAAATCTGGACTCACTATAAATTTTCATCAGATTTCACATACCCAATTATTCATCATGCTAAAATTACAGTTCATTTTCTCCTCAAATCCAACAAAGAtcagaggaaaaagaaaaagaaattaaaacaaatacaGATCAAACAAGATGATGAACAAATAAatcaatattaataataataataagcctCCCCAAAATTCCAAAGAAAGAGTACTAATTAACAAtaacaaactaaacaaaaataatatttccAATAATGAAGATCCTAAATTAGTGAGCCATGGCTGCTGGTACCTGATGAGTAATGCTTCTTTGATTTGGCATAGAAAGCATGGCAGTGTGATCCAAGAAATCTTTAAGCTCCACAACAGATTGAAGAACAGTTCTAAGATCCTCAGAACAAGAGAATCCAAAGCTACCAATTTGCCTAACAGCATAGACATAGAAAGTGATGCAACCTTTTCTGAATTTGAACCTTGCCATCTCAGAACCAACAAGGCCTCTAATGAGTTTCTTGTTGACTTCACCAAGAGCAATCTCATGTGGCCATGTTCTATCAACTTGTGACTTCATTGCTTCATTCTCAAACACAAACACAAGAACCTTTGACTTCTTTGTTCCTAGGCCAAGTGTTAGGGTGTGCCAAGCATGGTGTGCTAAGATTGTGAAGTTTGTGGGAAGAAAACATGTTGTTGATGGGAATGGAAGAACCTTAGTGTTACTattattcttgttgttcttgttgttgttgttggttttggTTGGTGGGAATGAAAGAACTTTGAGAAGCTCCAATGGTTTTGCTCTTCTTATTGTGAATGATTTCACTATGAATTGGCCTCCAAATCTTAGACCCTTTACCTCTGAGCTTGGTTTGAATGAGAAATCTTGATGCTTTATTGTTTGATCATTATTGGGGTGTTGGTGTTTttgcttcttgttcttcttgttcttctctttttctttttctttttctcccatGGTAGCTATAGCAAGTAGTGAGAGTAAGTAGgtgtgagaaagagagagagagatttatTTCTTGTTtgatatcatatcatatcataacaagaacacaatctatggcttttttttttcattgtgttttgttactttttttatttttttggtggtATAACAGAGTGGATTGGTTGTATAGTCAAAAAGTTGCAAAATAGAAGATACAAGAAGTAACCAGGTTGGATTGGtcgagtaattaatttatttatgaaaaaatgATAAATAGATCCTTAATATTTTGTTCTGTGGATATTTTTGTTCCTgatcattgaaaaatatttttaagtttttgacCAAAATTTGGATGGATCAGTCCCTGATgaaggcatttggacggatcaattcttgacggaggcatttggacggaaggATTGATCtatccaaattttgtgaaggtcagggacttaaaaatatttttcaatggtcaaaaATAAAAATGTCCGCAAGACAAAATATCAGGaaattatttattcttttttctttattcattTGTCTGTTTAATTaagtattaaaaatttaaattttatcttatACATACAGTAATTAATTAGTCANNNNNNNNNNNNNNNNNNNNNNNNNNNNNNNNNNNNNNNNNNNNNNNNNNNNNNNNNNNNNNNNNNNNNNNNNNNNNNNNNNNNNNNNNNNNNNNNNNNNNNNNNNNNNNNNNNNNNNNNNNNNNNNNNNNNNNNNNNNNNNNNNNNNNNNNNNNNNNNNNNNNNNNNNNNNNNNNNNNNNNNNNNNNNNNNNNNNNNNNNNNNNNNNNNNNNNNNNNNNNNNNNNNNNCTTTGTGACTtgcattaatttttaaattcaaccATTTTCTTGTAGAAAAAAAAGGGGGGCATTTGTTACTAGTTAGTATAAGGTAATAATAATGAGGATATTTTGTTTTCCATGTTACTCTGTCTGAGTGTTCAGGagtataaattattaaaatatttttgtgattttattaTCTATCTGTTTTGGTAAGATTTGGATTGGTCTGTATCAAtggaatatttttaatttataataatggGAACTCTTTTAGACTATAAAATTACtacatgaaaaagaaaattatagaTTATGATAGTGATTGGATGATAAAAATAATGTTCActcaattttataaaaaaaaaaatttagataataCTGCCttcatttaaaattttgtttaggGTTTAGCTATTTCTTGCTAAACTAAAAAACAACtgtcaaatcaaataataataataataataaacaatttTACTGTGTTATAAAAATTGATTAAAGGTAATGATAGTCTCATAAAAGGCAGGGTTcgatggtgtttttttttttttttttaccaaagataggaaatTTGACTCGTAACCTTTTTAATTGAGTATgaaaagactatgtcatttgagctattattcaTTGGCAGATCGTTGTTGagttcttttattattgttattatatcaATAGTTCGAAACGATTAGTCTAAGAATAATATATACTAAAATACTGTTGATAGTAAATAAAAAAGAGTGAAAGAAAAGATAAATATTTGATTCAACAATAACAAATCATGATGATTATTGGATAAAACAAACATAGTAATGCACACCATAAGTTGTTCTTATCTTGTTAACCTAACAAATCCCCATTAAAAAATGAGCAGTGTAGTTAGTACTTAGTATACGTcacatgaataaataaataaaataagcagCAGCATAAGGAATTAATTTTAAatcattaatattaattaatatttttaattcatatttttNNNNNNNNNNNNNNNNNNNNNNNNNNNNNNNNNtaaattttaattaaatttttatagttttttaattagatttttatattatatCAAATTTTGTAACTAAATCTCTACCGTgataaaaatattagaattaatagAATATTTGGTTAATAGAGGTAGGAGATAGTAGATTAATTAGATTTTGGGAGGATACATGGCTACAAACAGAAAAGTTAAGAGACTCCTTTTCGAAACTCTTCTTAATTTAAAACCAAAAGAATTTGTAATTTTTGTGATGGATTAGActagagtggatttggaactttCAATGAAAGAGGAATCTCCGCCAATAAGAGGCAGAAAGCTTGAAT is a window encoding:
- the LOC107635678 gene encoding uncharacterized protein LOC107635678, coding for MGEKEKEKEKNKKNKKQKHQHPNNDQTIKHQDFSFKPSSEVKGLRFGGQFIVKSFTIRRAKPLELLKVLSFPPTKTNNNNKNNKNNSNTKVLPFPSTTCFLPTNFTILAHHAWHTLTLGLGTKKSKVLVFVFENEAMKSQVDRTWPHEIALGEVNKKLIRGLVGSEMARFKFRKGCITFYVYAVRQIGSFGFSCSEDLRTVLQSVVELKDFLDHTAMLSMPNQRSITHQVPAAMAH